A genomic segment from Sphingopyxis sp. DBS4 encodes:
- a CDS encoding sigma-54 dependent transcriptional regulator: protein MALDILIVDDERDICELVAGVMEDEGYEARTASDSDAALDAIRQRRPSLALIDVWLQGSRLDGLGLVEAIKAFDPTLPIIVISGHGGLDTAVAAIRRGAFDFIEKPFEAERLLHLVARATESERLKFEYEQLREKAGPSDELTGTSAAINNVRATLKRVAGTGSRVLITGAPGVGKEVAARVLHGWSGRHSAPFRVISSARMDPETVEIELFGSEAEDGSIRVGLLEQAHGGTLFLDEVADMPLTTQGKILRVLTDQSFTRVGGRTMIRVDVRIISGSARDLTVEIAESRFREDLYYRLNVVPVHIPPLRERRDDIASLCDHFVRRYAADRRVPPPEISGEAMAALQAHDWPGNVRELRNVIERVMILAPSDRLGRIDADMLPAELVRGGADILPNSESITAIPLKEARENFEREYLRIQINRFSGNISRTATFIGMERSALHRKLKLLGLTDNHDGEG from the coding sequence ATGGCGCTTGATATCCTGATCGTTGACGATGAGCGCGACATTTGCGAGCTGGTGGCCGGCGTCATGGAGGACGAAGGCTATGAGGCGCGCACGGCGTCGGACAGCGATGCCGCGCTCGATGCGATCCGCCAGCGGCGGCCCTCGCTCGCGCTGATCGACGTCTGGCTCCAGGGATCGCGGCTCGACGGGCTAGGGCTGGTCGAGGCGATAAAAGCTTTCGATCCGACCTTGCCGATCATCGTCATTTCGGGCCACGGCGGCCTCGACACCGCCGTCGCGGCAATCCGCCGCGGCGCGTTCGACTTTATCGAAAAGCCGTTCGAGGCCGAGCGACTGCTCCACCTCGTCGCGCGCGCGACCGAGAGTGAGCGGCTCAAGTTCGAATATGAGCAACTCCGCGAGAAAGCGGGGCCGTCGGACGAACTGACCGGCACCAGCGCCGCGATCAACAATGTCCGCGCGACGCTGAAGCGTGTCGCCGGAACGGGTAGCCGCGTCCTCATCACCGGGGCGCCGGGCGTCGGGAAGGAAGTCGCCGCGCGCGTTCTCCACGGCTGGAGCGGGCGACATAGCGCGCCCTTCCGCGTGATTTCCTCGGCACGGATGGACCCCGAAACGGTCGAGATCGAACTCTTCGGTTCGGAGGCCGAGGATGGATCGATCCGCGTCGGCCTGCTCGAACAGGCGCATGGCGGAACCCTGTTCCTCGACGAGGTCGCCGACATGCCGCTGACGACGCAGGGCAAGATTCTTCGCGTCCTGACCGACCAGAGCTTCACGCGCGTCGGTGGGCGGACGATGATCCGCGTCGACGTCCGCATCATTTCGGGCTCGGCACGCGATCTGACGGTCGAAATCGCCGAAAGCCGGTTCCGCGAAGACCTCTATTACCGGCTCAATGTCGTGCCGGTGCATATCCCGCCGCTGCGCGAGCGGCGCGACGACATCGCCAGCCTGTGCGATCATTTCGTTCGCCGTTACGCCGCCGACCGCCGCGTTCCGCCGCCCGAGATCAGCGGCGAGGCGATGGCGGCGCTTCAGGCGCACGACTGGCCGGGCAACGTCCGCGAACTGCGCAACGTGATCGAGCGCGTGATGATCCTCGCGCCAAGCGACCGGCTGGGCCGCATCGACGCCGACATGCTGCCGGCGGAACTGGTCCGCGGCGGCGCCGACATATTGCCGAACAGCGAGTCGATTACCGCGATCCCGCTCAAGGAAGCGCGGGAGAATTTCGAGCGCGAGTATCTGCGTATTCAGATCAACCGTTTTTCGGGCAATATCTCGCGCACCGCAACCTTCATCGGCATGGAGCGTTCGGCGCTGCATCGGAAGCTCAAGCTGCTCGGACTGACGGACAATCACGACGGCGAAGGCTGA
- a CDS encoding ATP-binding protein yields MEPAASLSVESDSNDPTADSRGWHFAAPEYYTLAIIISVAIATYIFVTGDAQSERLLTPALVAAIMVVNLVPAMALIVLVGSRIARARAMRSMAGGNGRLHVRLVALFSLLAATPTLLVVIFASLLFQFGVDFWFSDRSRGMFENAANLAQGYYQENQKQVEQNALVMATDISKAIKYASFNDSDFKFFYVQQVLFRGLNESAIIRMGDSGEYITEAMIEPDERDASERISPQDIKALDDGKPIIIHQTDRRIEAATKIKGDKRLYLYVARNTGALGLLQFGRARTVLADYNDLFDRSQKLQLQFNGALYLGSLLLLALAVIAAIVVADRIVRPLGTLIGATRTAAGGDLSVRVTPPAREDEIAVLTSAFNRMTEQLEGQTGALVTANAQLEARRSFIEAVLSGVSSAVVSVDAGHHILLVNAAAERLIGQSAADLTGRPLADVAPELAGLLTSGEREGVVQLVRRDAEPATLAAKAVAQGDGFVLSFEDITQQLLDQRRAAWSDVARRIAHEIKNPLTPIQLAAERLQRRFGEKVEGDAPTFRRLTDTIVRQVHDMRRMVDEFSSFARMPKPTFGVEDVRDILRQAVFLFEVAKPEIAFSVKTPDEIEPLVCDRRLLSQALTNIVKNAVEAIEEKSDNIASSPIGHISAELAAGAGDAIVIRVSDDGVGLPQARDTIAEPYMTTRQGGTGLGLAIVKKIVEQHYGELEFCDNPAGQGTCVTLTLHPGRLRSLASKGEELVTGQGESVPGRVRNRQDREEYGA; encoded by the coding sequence ATGGAGCCTGCCGCTTCCCTCAGCGTCGAAAGCGATTCTAACGATCCGACCGCGGATTCGCGGGGCTGGCACTTTGCGGCGCCCGAATATTACACGCTGGCGATCATCATCAGCGTCGCGATCGCCACCTATATCTTCGTCACCGGCGACGCGCAGAGCGAAAGGCTGCTGACGCCCGCGCTCGTCGCGGCAATCATGGTCGTGAACCTCGTGCCGGCGATGGCGCTGATCGTGCTCGTCGGCAGCCGGATTGCGCGCGCCCGTGCGATGCGTTCGATGGCAGGGGGCAATGGCCGCCTGCATGTCAGGCTGGTGGCACTCTTTTCCTTGCTCGCGGCAACGCCGACGCTGCTGGTCGTGATCTTCGCCTCGCTGCTGTTCCAGTTCGGCGTCGATTTCTGGTTCTCAGACCGATCGCGCGGCATGTTCGAAAACGCCGCTAACCTGGCGCAGGGCTATTATCAGGAGAATCAGAAGCAAGTTGAGCAAAACGCCTTGGTGATGGCCACTGACATCAGCAAGGCCATTAAATATGCTTCATTCAACGATTCCGATTTCAAGTTTTTCTATGTGCAGCAGGTGTTGTTCAGGGGATTGAACGAGTCGGCCATCATAAGAATGGGTGACTCCGGCGAGTATATTACGGAAGCCATGATAGAACCCGATGAAAGGGATGCATCGGAGCGTATTTCTCCCCAAGATATCAAGGCTCTCGACGACGGAAAGCCGATCATCATCCATCAGACCGACCGCCGCATCGAGGCCGCGACCAAGATCAAGGGCGACAAACGGCTTTATCTCTATGTCGCGCGCAACACCGGCGCATTGGGTCTTTTGCAATTCGGCAGGGCGCGGACCGTGCTGGCCGACTATAACGACCTGTTTGATCGATCGCAAAAGCTGCAATTGCAGTTCAACGGCGCGCTCTATCTCGGTTCGCTGTTGCTCCTCGCCTTGGCGGTGATTGCCGCCATCGTTGTCGCGGACCGTATCGTCCGGCCGCTTGGCACCTTGATCGGCGCGACGCGGACCGCTGCTGGCGGCGATTTGTCGGTACGGGTTACTCCCCCGGCGCGCGAGGATGAGATTGCGGTGCTCACGAGCGCGTTCAATCGCATGACCGAACAGTTGGAGGGGCAGACGGGTGCGCTTGTGACCGCCAACGCCCAGCTCGAAGCGCGGCGGAGCTTTATCGAAGCAGTGCTGAGCGGAGTATCGTCGGCGGTCGTTTCGGTCGATGCCGGCCATCATATCCTGCTCGTCAACGCCGCGGCCGAGCGGTTGATCGGGCAGAGTGCGGCCGACCTTACCGGCCGGCCGCTGGCCGACGTCGCCCCCGAACTCGCGGGTCTGCTGACCAGCGGCGAGCGCGAAGGCGTCGTCCAGCTTGTGCGCCGTGATGCCGAGCCTGCAACCTTGGCGGCGAAGGCAGTGGCGCAAGGCGATGGCTTCGTGCTGAGTTTCGAGGATATCACGCAGCAATTGCTCGATCAGCGCCGCGCCGCCTGGTCCGACGTCGCACGGCGAATCGCGCACGAGATCAAGAATCCGCTGACCCCGATCCAGCTTGCCGCCGAGCGGCTTCAGCGCCGCTTCGGCGAAAAGGTCGAGGGCGATGCGCCGACCTTCCGCCGTCTGACCGACACGATCGTCCGCCAGGTGCACGATATGCGGCGCATGGTCGACGAATTTTCCAGCTTCGCACGCATGCCCAAGCCGACCTTCGGGGTCGAGGATGTCCGTGACATCCTGCGCCAGGCGGTCTTCCTGTTCGAGGTGGCAAAGCCGGAGATCGCCTTTAGCGTGAAGACGCCCGACGAGATCGAACCGCTCGTCTGCGACCGTCGCCTGTTGTCGCAGGCACTCACGAACATCGTTAAAAATGCGGTCGAAGCGATTGAAGAAAAATCGGATAATATAGCATCATCGCCGATCGGCCACATCAGCGCCGAACTCGCGGCGGGCGCGGGCGACGCCATCGTCATCCGGGTCAGCGACGACGGGGTCGGGCTGCCGCAGGCCCGCGATACGATCGCCGAACCCTATATGACGACGCGGCAGGGCGGCACCGGGCTGGGACTCGCGATCGTCAAGAAGATCGTCGAGCAGCATTATGGCGAACTCGAATTCTGCGACAATCCGGCGGGACAGGGCACATGCGTGACGCTGACCCTGCATCCGGGGCGGTTGCGGTCGTTGGCGAGCAAGGGGGAGGAATTGGTAACAGGGCAGGGTGAATCGGTTCCCGGACGGGTCCGGAACCGGCAGGACAGAGAAGAATATGGCGCTTGA
- the hflX gene encoding GTPase HflX: MSDSDGDVTRGAAALLVVPEWHGQRLSRDLDARAEEAKGLALAIGLDVVAVHTLRLRQTRAATLIGVGQIEAIKPDVVERVAQLVIVDAALTAIQQRNLETEFGTKVIDRTGLILEIFGERAATAEGRLQVELAHLDYQAGRLVRSWTHLERQRGGFGFLGGPGETQIEADRRMIRGRMARIRRQLDDARRTRQLQRSKRQRAPWPVIALVGYTNAGKSTFFNRLTGSDVMAEDMLFATLDPTMREIRLPGIDKAILSDTVGFVSDLPTELVAAFRATLEEVTTADLIVHVRDIAHPDSEAQYDDVRAILDSLGVNGSQDGEGEDDAVPQIEIWNKIDTADVDARERIDEMAARRPDVAVISAMTGEGVEAARTLMASQLTARHRVEQIFLRFDQGEAMAWLHARGEVLSDVAEGEGHVLTVRLDPADRARFERLWPQGDGSI; the protein is encoded by the coding sequence ATGAGCGATAGCGACGGAGACGTCACCCGCGGCGCCGCCGCGCTGCTGGTCGTGCCCGAATGGCACGGCCAGCGACTGTCGCGCGACCTCGATGCGCGCGCCGAGGAAGCCAAGGGGCTCGCGCTGGCGATCGGCCTTGACGTCGTGGCGGTTCATACGCTGCGGCTACGGCAAACGCGCGCGGCAACGCTGATCGGGGTGGGGCAGATCGAGGCGATCAAGCCCGATGTTGTCGAACGTGTCGCGCAGCTCGTCATTGTCGATGCGGCACTTACCGCGATCCAGCAGCGCAATCTGGAGACCGAGTTCGGGACGAAAGTCATTGATCGGACGGGATTAATTCTCGAAATCTTCGGTGAGCGCGCGGCGACGGCCGAGGGGCGGTTGCAGGTCGAACTCGCGCATCTCGATTATCAGGCGGGGCGGCTGGTGCGAAGCTGGACCCACCTTGAGCGTCAGCGCGGCGGCTTCGGCTTTCTCGGCGGGCCGGGCGAAACGCAGATCGAGGCCGACCGCCGGATGATCCGGGGCCGGATGGCGCGCATCCGCCGCCAGCTCGACGATGCCCGCCGCACGCGCCAGCTCCAACGGTCGAAGCGCCAGCGCGCGCCCTGGCCGGTGATCGCGCTCGTCGGCTATACCAATGCCGGAAAATCGACTTTTTTCAATCGCCTGACGGGAAGTGACGTCATGGCGGAAGACATGCTGTTCGCGACGCTCGATCCGACGATGCGCGAAATCCGGCTGCCGGGGATCGACAAGGCAATCCTGTCGGACACCGTCGGCTTCGTCTCCGACCTGCCGACCGAGCTTGTCGCCGCCTTCCGCGCGACGCTGGAGGAAGTCACGACCGCCGACCTGATCGTGCACGTCCGCGACATCGCGCATCCCGATAGCGAAGCCCAATATGACGACGTCCGCGCGATCCTCGATTCGCTGGGCGTCAACGGATCGCAAGATGGGGAAGGGGAGGACGACGCCGTTCCCCAGATCGAAATCTGGAACAAGATCGACACCGCCGACGTCGATGCGCGGGAGCGTATCGACGAGATGGCGGCGCGGCGGCCCGACGTCGCGGTCATATCGGCTATGACGGGAGAGGGCGTCGAGGCGGCGCGGACGCTCATGGCGTCACAATTGACCGCGCGCCACCGCGTCGAGCAGATTTTCCTGCGCTTCGACCAGGGCGAGGCGATGGCATGGCTCCACGCACGCGGCGAAGTGCTGTCCGATGTTGCCGAAGGTGAGGGGCATGTGCTGACGGTACGGCTCGACCCCGCCGATCGCGCGCGGTTCGAGCGGCTTTGGCCGCAGGGGGATGGATCGATTTAG
- a CDS encoding nitrogen regulation protein NR(II) — MSALTSSIPMFDHDEIIQSHPVATLLIDRGGVILFVNAAAEQLCNIGRAAMVGRVIDDVIGMDRSFRQRMNDPAAPALFAHRAEITLGGRRSVFVDMQLVPYGRSGHRILTLVPSQREADLMGGAIGRSGRAAGAAASMLAHEIKNPLAGIKGAAQLLARKADASGERFTTLICAEVDRITTLIDQMEHFSRGQPIACGPVNLYQPIHQAMETARARQFPGIGFVEDFDPSLPLVHGNHDALVQILLNLITNGCEVLAGRDDGIVRIATAYRHGLSIDNGDGRGRIALPIEVSVSDNGSGVPADIRGDLFDPFVTTKREGRGLGLALVAKLARDMGGTAQHLRDGDWTRFRVHLPAVSKQGRGA, encoded by the coding sequence GTGAGCGCGCTGACGTCGAGCATTCCGATGTTCGACCATGACGAGATCATTCAGTCGCATCCCGTCGCCACGCTTCTGATCGACAGGGGCGGGGTGATCCTGTTCGTCAACGCCGCGGCGGAACAGCTTTGCAATATCGGGCGCGCGGCGATGGTCGGGCGCGTCATCGACGATGTGATCGGCATGGACCGCAGCTTTCGCCAGCGGATGAACGATCCCGCCGCTCCCGCGCTTTTCGCGCACCGCGCCGAAATCACGCTCGGCGGGCGCCGGTCGGTCTTCGTCGACATGCAGCTCGTGCCCTATGGCCGCAGCGGTCATCGCATCCTGACGCTCGTGCCGTCGCAGCGCGAGGCCGACCTGATGGGCGGCGCGATCGGCCGTTCGGGGCGCGCCGCGGGCGCCGCCGCCTCGATGCTCGCGCACGAGATCAAGAATCCGCTCGCGGGGATCAAGGGCGCGGCGCAATTGCTCGCACGCAAGGCCGATGCCAGCGGCGAGCGTTTCACGACCCTTATCTGCGCCGAGGTCGACCGGATCACGACGCTGATCGATCAGATGGAGCATTTCTCGCGCGGGCAGCCGATCGCCTGCGGCCCGGTCAACCTCTATCAGCCGATCCATCAGGCGATGGAGACCGCGCGCGCGCGCCAGTTTCCGGGCATCGGCTTCGTCGAGGATTTCGACCCGTCGCTGCCGCTGGTGCACGGCAATCATGATGCGCTGGTCCAGATTCTGCTCAATCTGATCACCAACGGCTGCGAGGTGTTGGCGGGGCGCGACGACGGCATCGTGCGGATCGCGACCGCCTATCGCCACGGCCTGTCGATCGACAATGGCGACGGGCGCGGCCGCATCGCGCTGCCGATCGAGGTCAGCGTCAGCGACAATGGTTCCGGTGTTCCCGCCGATATTCGCGGCGACCTGTTCGATCCCTTCGTCACCACGAAGCGCGAGGGCAGGGGGCTGGGCCTCGCGCTGGTTGCCAAGCTGGCGCGCGACATGGGCGGAACGGCGCAGCATCTCCGCGACGGCGACTGGACGCGCTTCCGCGTTCACCTGCCTGCCGTATCGAAACAGGGGCGGGGCGCATGA
- a CDS encoding sigma-54 dependent transcriptional regulator, producing MSSGKTILLVEDDPAIALIIRETLDAECGTFASVSSIGERNAWLADHRVDLIITDVVLPDGDGIDSLPGAGVDPDTPVIVLSAQNTLDTAVRATGIGSYDYLPKPFDLEELTASVRAALERSSQPAVKADPGQADSHGLVGRAPAMQAVYRTIARLATNDLAVLILGESGTGKEVVARAIHATGLRRAGPFVAINMAAIPRELIEAELFGHEKGAFTGATSRNAGRFEQAAGGTLFLDEIGDMPLEAQTRLLRVLQSNEYSTVGGSQALRADVRVVAATHRDMRTLVADGRFREDLFYRLNVIPVTLPPLRDRRSDIAALVRHFVDAGRHAGLPDRQFAPAAMQLLERHDWPGNVRELGNVVQRLAVLSRDTSVGARDVEAVLRDHGESAAIAAPADLIARAVDDWAREALSASDQDGAIHGALEAIVETALLRRTLREVRGNQLEAARRLGINRNTLRKRLGQLDIDPARP from the coding sequence ATGAGCAGCGGCAAGACCATCCTGCTCGTCGAGGACGATCCGGCGATCGCGCTGATCATCCGCGAGACGCTCGACGCCGAATGCGGCACCTTCGCCTCGGTTTCGAGCATCGGCGAGCGCAATGCCTGGCTGGCGGACCATCGCGTCGACCTGATCATCACCGACGTCGTGCTGCCCGACGGCGACGGCATCGACTCGCTGCCCGGCGCGGGCGTCGATCCCGACACGCCGGTGATCGTGCTGTCGGCGCAGAACACCCTCGACACCGCGGTGCGCGCGACGGGGATCGGCAGCTATGACTATCTGCCCAAGCCGTTCGACCTCGAGGAACTGACCGCGAGCGTCCGCGCTGCGCTCGAACGGAGCAGCCAGCCCGCGGTCAAGGCCGATCCGGGGCAGGCCGACAGCCACGGGCTGGTCGGCCGCGCGCCGGCGATGCAGGCGGTCTACCGCACCATCGCGCGGCTCGCGACCAACGATCTCGCGGTGCTGATCCTGGGCGAATCGGGCACCGGCAAGGAGGTCGTCGCGCGCGCGATCCATGCGACCGGGCTCCGCCGCGCCGGGCCGTTCGTCGCGATCAATATGGCCGCGATCCCGCGCGAACTGATCGAGGCCGAGTTGTTCGGCCACGAAAAGGGCGCCTTCACCGGGGCGACCAGCCGCAATGCGGGCCGCTTCGAGCAGGCGGCGGGCGGCACCCTGTTCCTCGACGAGATCGGCGACATGCCGCTGGAGGCGCAGACGCGGCTGCTGCGCGTGCTGCAAAGCAACGAATATTCGACCGTCGGCGGCAGCCAGGCGCTACGTGCCGATGTGCGCGTCGTCGCGGCGACGCACCGCGACATGCGCACGCTCGTCGCCGACGGGCGCTTTCGCGAAGATCTGTTCTATCGCCTCAACGTCATTCCGGTCACGCTGCCGCCGCTGCGCGACCGGCGCAGCGACATTGCCGCGCTCGTGCGCCATTTCGTCGATGCGGGGCGGCATGCCGGGCTTCCCGACCGGCAATTCGCGCCTGCGGCGATGCAGCTTCTCGAACGCCACGACTGGCCGGGCAACGTCCGCGAGCTTGGGAACGTCGTTCAGCGCCTCGCGGTGCTGTCGCGCGATACATCGGTCGGCGCGCGCGATGTCGAGGCGGTGCTGCGCGACCATGGCGAGAGCGCGGCGATTGCCGCCCCGGCTGACCTGATCGCGCGCGCGGTCGACGATTGGGCGCGCGAGGCGCTGTCCGCATCGGATCAGGACGGCGCGATCCATGGTGCGCTCGAAGCGATCGTCGAAACCGCGCTGCTGCGCCGGACACTGCGCGAAGTGCGCGGCAACCAGCTCGAGGCGGCGCGCCGGCTGGGGATCAACCGCAACACGCTGCGCAAGCGGCTGGGGCAGCTCGACATCGACCCCGCGCGTCCCTGA
- the hfq gene encoding RNA chaperone Hfq: MSDKNQNLQDLFLNALRRTKTPVTMFLVKGVKLQGIITWFDNFSLLLRRDGQSQLVYKHAISTVMPSHDFDLASLGSDIRDAPASKGKALQDVFLNAVRRSDESVTMFLVNGVMLQGDIVAFDLFCMLLERERQVQLVYKHAISTVQPNGPINLSDNGDEDGDA; the protein is encoded by the coding sequence ATGTCCGACAAGAATCAGAATCTCCAGGATCTTTTCCTTAATGCCCTGCGCCGGACCAAGACGCCGGTGACGATGTTCCTGGTCAAGGGCGTCAAATTGCAGGGCATCATCACTTGGTTCGACAACTTCTCGCTGCTGTTGCGCCGCGATGGCCAATCGCAGCTTGTCTACAAACACGCGATCTCGACGGTAATGCCGTCGCATGATTTCGACCTCGCGTCGTTGGGCAGTGACATTCGCGATGCGCCGGCGAGCAAGGGCAAGGCGCTGCAGGACGTGTTTCTGAACGCAGTGCGGCGGTCGGATGAATCGGTGACGATGTTTCTCGTCAACGGCGTGATGCTCCAGGGCGATATCGTCGCCTTTGACCTGTTCTGCATGTTGCTCGAACGCGAGCGGCAGGTGCAGCTCGTCTACAAACATGCGATTTCGACCGTTCAGCCGAACGGGCCGATCAACCTCTCCGATAATGGCGACGAAGACGGCGACGCCTGA